A genomic segment from Aspergillus puulaauensis MK2 DNA, chromosome 1, nearly complete sequence encodes:
- a CDS encoding uncharacterized protein (COG:S;~EggNog:ENOG410PM4C), producing MSTAVASAAAAPLPSPRMNRDSSPRRLAPANTSNQSSSTPPRAAIVSRDGSSNKSSPAGKKMTSPSSQNGSNPPKVIVKKEPPSSPGMQTSTRPRPRKLDLSTSLPTSERLSARAPGGPMTARDVKMQDVGIACLSPGFQTHDPIMREQLQRSLSVRDQQRHIIEARLQKSAKDDGPDGVKPSESNPFSIPKAGASKRRAPPGLSIVPPTAAQFANERVVQSAPLNQTFTGRHQPQPLTRHVVNQSPTLGSSSHIHHVPATQTSNRLPPLSDVFGSDALAASRDHDSNRTPYYQGSTASNSNQSNNLPPLPSPRIPGSAQQSNRPREYRSAEEAVQDLSGGREDLLPRIVHYGGHQPPTPPSPRAVNGPKSAVPHLETVPMGSAHAPHHPAPYAAEGTSRRRPRSEYERDNGSPPLGHGPDSHYRPNPALGHGAGAAYGPFGAGRDSPETQRRKKEEFLGLCARAWDLFHS from the exons ATGTCTACCGCCGTCGCATCAGCCGCGGCCGCACCGCTCCCATCTCCTCGCATGAACAGAGACTCGAGTCCGAGACGGCTGGCTCCAGCAAATACCAGCAACCAATCCAGCTCTACGCCACCGCGCGCGGCCATTGTGTCTCGAGATGGGTCTTCCAATAAGAGTTCCCCTGCCGGGAAGAAAATGACTTCTCCCTC CTCGCAGAACGGCAGCAACCCCCCGAAAGTTATCGTGAAAAAGGAGccgccctcgtcgcctgGAATGCAAACCAGTACCCGCCCCCGACCCCGAAAACTCGACCTTTCTACCAGCCTTCCTACCTCCGAAAGATTGTCAGCCCGGGCCCCGGGTGGTCCTATGACTGCTCGCGATGTTAAGATGCAGGACGTGGGAATCGCCTGCCTGTCGCCTGGCTTTCAGACTCACGACCCGATTATGCGGGAACAACTGCAAAGAAGCCTATCAGTGCGCGACCAGCAACGGCATATAATTGAAGCCAGGCTCCAAAAATCGGCTAAAGATGACGGTCCAGACGGCGTCAAACCGTCCGAATCCAACCCATTTAGTATCCCAAAGGCCGGTGCTTCGAAAAGAAGAGCCCCCCCGGGGCTCTCCATTGTACCCCCAACGGCGGCCCAGTTTGCGAACGAGCGTGTCGTCCAATCTGCACCACTTAACCAGACATTTACGGGCCGTCATCAGCCACAACCGCTAACGCGGCACGTGGTGAACCAGAGCCCAACACTAGGCTCTAGTTCACATATTCACCATGTACCTGCCACACAAACCAGCAATCGCCTTCCACCCCTTTCAGATGTTTTCGGCTCCGATGCCCTGGCAGCTTCTCGGGACCATGACTCGAACCGCACTCCTTACTACCAGGGATCAACTGCATCTAATTCAAACCAGTCAAATAACCTGCCTCCTCTACCATCGCCCAGAATACCGGGGAGTGCGCAACAATCGAACCGACCCCGCGAATACCGTTCAGCCGAGGAGGCAGTTCAAGATTTATCTGGTGGGCGAGAAGACCTACTGCCACGTATTGTGCACTACGGTggacatcaacctccaaccccgCCTTCCCCCCGCGCCGTCAATGGTCCAAAGTCAGCTGTGCCTCACCTTGAAACTGTGCCAATGGGGAGTGCGCACGCTCCGCATCATCCAGCACCATACGCAGCGGAAGGAACTTCTCGTCGCCGTCCCAGAAGTGAATATGAGCGGGATAACGGAAGCCCACCCTTGGGGCATGGACCCGATTCTCATTATAGACCCAATCCCGCATTGGGACATGGTGCGGGTGCTGCCTATGGTCCGTTTGGGGCAGGGCGGGACTCTCCGGAGACGCagcggagaaagaaagaagaattcTTGGGTCTCTGTGCTCGCGCCTGGGACCTATTCCATTCTTAA